The following are encoded together in the Acipenser ruthenus chromosome 24, fAciRut3.2 maternal haplotype, whole genome shotgun sequence genome:
- the LOC117964307 gene encoding mucin-2-like, whose product MRRELFLVIFMSAVTQFGALEGLAPQPVLTLQAGWPEIFVGESVTLRCEIARQAGGWRYSWYRDGIPVRETYSDRLDGANYTIRDASRYHSGDYTCRVESCFSPAHRAMCSDPVKILVSTGLVILQAPLMPLTRGEGVTLRCRVRGNPSLSQVLFYKDDKVIDAQTSPVLTMARLTEGDEGSYWCRATWGRQWRWQSARSLEVPLSVTELFSEPVLELVPGTPVLGKSLTLRCLAQLMTRKTGTGLRYYFLKEGWMLGMATSKNVFTWKAAQLRHAGSYKCKVTADGTSVVMLSSSVQVGFTADPVEEDYESGYRPGPTDSTAHSIHTDHSLPDSPSLSHPSLPDTSNPTAHSLPDSPSLSHPSLPDTSNPTAHSLPDSPSLSHPSLPGTSNPTAHSLPDSPSLSHPSLPDTSNPTAHSLPDSPSLSHPSLPDTSNPTAHSLPDSPSLSHPSLPDTSNTTAHSLPDSPSLSHPSLPDTSNPTAHSLPDSPSLSHPSLPGTSNPTAHSLPDSTSLSHPSLPDTSNPTAHSLPDSPSLSHPSLPDTSNTTAHSLPDSPSLSHPSLPDTSNTTAHSLPDSPSLSHPSLPDTSNPTAHSLPDSPSLSHPSLPDTSNTTAHSLPDSPSLSHPSLPDTSNPTAHSLPDSPSLSHPSLPGTSNPTAHSLPDSTSLSHPSLPGTSNPTAHSLPDSPSLSHPSLPDTSNPTAHSLPDSSSLSHRSLPDTSIHTDHSITVTADPITSNHSHLSLLNTVSPSDRPLSDTPHPIAPVETELDTDWSSHMTQDSTV is encoded by the exons ATGAGACGTGAACTCTTCTTGGTAATCT TTATGTCTGCAGTGACCCAGTTTGGAGCTCTTGAAG GGCTGGCACCGCAGCCAGTGCTGACCCTGCAGGCTGGCTGGCCGGAGATATTCGTGGGGGAGAGCGTCACTCTGAGGTGTGAGATTGCGAGGCAGGCTGGGGGCTGGCGGTACAGCTGGTACCGAGACGGGATTCCTGTGCGTGAGACGTACTCCGACCGGCTGGACGGTGCCAACTACACAATAAGAGACGCTTCTCGTTACCACAGCGGAGACTACACCTGTCGAGTGGAAAGTTGCTTCTCACCAGCCCACCGGGCAATGTGCAGTGACCCTGTCAAGATACTGGTTTCCA CCGGGCTGGTGATCCTGCAGGCTCCCCTGATGCCCCTCACTCGGGGAGAGGGGGTGACCCTGCGATGTCGTGTCCGGGGaaacccctccctctctcaggtGCTCTTCTACAAGGATGACAAAGTGATTGACGCTCAGACCAGCCCCGTGCTGACCATGGCCCGCCTCACAGAGGGAGACGAGGGCAGCTATTGGTGCAGAGCCACCTGGGGGAGGCAGTGGAGATGGCAATCCGCCCGCTCCCTGGAGGTCCCGCTCTCAGTCACAG AGCTGTTCAGTGAGCCTGTTCTGGAGCTGGTGCCAGGGACCCCAGTGCTGGGGAAGTCTCTGACTCTGAGGTGCCTGGCTCAGTTAATGACTCGAAAGACAGGCACTGGGCTGCGCTACTACTTTCTGAAGGAGGGCTGGATGCTGGGGATGGCCACTTCGAAGAACGTGTTCACATGGAAAGCAGCACAGCTCAGGCACGCTGGGAGCTACAAGTGCAAAGTgacagcagacgggaccagcgtTGTGATGCTGAGCAGTTCTGTGCAGGTCGGCTTTACTGCTG ATCCTGTAGAGGAGGACTATGAGAGCGGCTACAGACCTGGACCTACAGACTCTACTGCACACTCTATTCACACTGACCACTCCCTCCCAGATTCCCCcagtctctctcacccctctctccctgATACCTCTAATCCTACTGCCCACTCCCTCCCAGATTCCCCcagtctctctcacccctctctccctgATACCTCTAATCCTACTGCCCACTCCCTCCCAGATTCCCCcagtctctctcacccctctctccctgGTACCTCTAATCCTACTGCCCACTCCCTCCCAGATTCCCCcagtctctctcacccctctctccctgATACCTCTAATCCTACTGCCCACTCCCTCCCAGACTCCCCCAGTCTCTCTCACCCTTCTCTCCCTGATACCTCTAATCCTACTGCCCACTCCCTCCCAGATTCCCCcagtctctctcacccctctctccctgATACCTCTAATACTACTGCCCACTCCCTCCCAGACTCCCCcagtctctctcacccctctctccctgATACCTCTAATCCTACTGCCCACTCCCTCCCAGATTCCCCcagtctctctcacccctctctccctgGTACCTCTAATCCTACTGCCCACTCCCTCCCAGATTCCACcagtctctctcacccctctctccctgATACATCTAATCCTACTGCCCACTCCCTCCCAGATTCCCCcagtctctctcacccctctctccctgATACCTCTAATACTACTGCCCACTCCCTCCCAGATTCCCCcagtctctctcacccctctctccctgATACCTCTAATACTACTGCCCACTCCCTCCCAGACTCCCCcagtctctctcacccctctctccctgATACCTCTAATCCTACTGCCCACTCCCTCCCAGATTCCCCcagtctctctcacccctctctccctgATACCTCTAATACTACTGCCCACTCCCTCCCAGATTCCCCcagtctctctcacccctctctccctgATACCTCTAATCCTACTGCCCACTCCCTCCCAGACTCCCCcagtctctctcacccctctctccctgGTACCTCTAATCCTACTGCCCACTCCCTCCCAGATTCCACcagtctctctcacccctctctccctgGTACCTCTAATCCTACTGCCCACTCCCTCCCAGATTCCCCcagtctctctcacccctctctccctgATACCTCTAATCCTACTGCCCACTCCCTCCCAgactcctccagtctctctcacCGCTCTCTCCCTGATACCTCTATTCACACTGACCACTCTATCACAGTCACTGCAGATCCAATCACTTCTAATCACTCACACCTCTCTCTCCTTAACACTGTCAGCCCCTCAGACCGGCCCCTCTCAGATACTCCACACCCGATCGCTCCTGTTGAAACTGAACTGGACACAGACTGGAGTAGCCATATGACTCAGGACTCCACTGTATAA
- the LOC117429538 gene encoding rab5 GDP/GTP exchange factor-like isoform X2 — translation MTKMSQKSERRGIRVDQSELLCTKGCGYYGNPAWQGFCSKCWREEYHHVRQKQIKEDWALAERLQREEEAAYASSQGAQSQPSLTPFSKFEEKKSNEKTRKVTTVKKFFSPSSRIGSKKAAPETAGKCVPSGRERHADTLLRDLREIFTPPWDLASPTEESHETKAPSPSISRQASIETDQVSRDFIDFLKSLHKPGREIHKQCRAFIETMATKEDHQSVEELSECVQDFYQNMSDRLLTHFKGSSERVERVMDQVEKYIMTRLYKNVFCPEITDDEKKDLAVQKRIRALHWVTIQMLCVPVDEEIPEVSDMVVKAITDIIEMDSKRVPRDKLACITKCSKDIFNAIKITRNEPASADDFLPTLIYIVLKANPPRLQSNIQYITRFCNPSRLMTGEDGYYFTNLCCAVAFIEKLDAQSLNLSPEDFERYMTGQASPRRQDPEGLSQVYQSLELLSGLGERQEMVLDGARRLESDLIDWQDGVAREVQDILDKYPLEIRPPASAIDSDNVENDRLPPPLLPQVFAG, via the exons ATGAC CAAGATGAGTCAGAAATCGGAGCGCCGAGGGATCCGCGTTGACCAATCAGAGCTGCTGTGTACAAAAGGATGCGGTTACTACGGCAACCCCGCCTGGCAAGGCTTCTGCTCCAAGTGCTGGCGTGAGGAGTACCATCACGTCCGTCAGAAACAGATCAAGGAGGACTGGGCGCTGGCAGAGAG gctgCAGAGGGAGGAGGAGGCAGCCTATGCCAGCAGTCAGGGAGCGCAGTCCCAGCCTTCCCTCACACCCTTCTCTAAATTCGAGGAGAAGAAGAGCAACGAGAAAACCCGCAAGGTCACCACCGTCAAGAAATTCTTCAGCCCCTCGTCCCGGATCGGATCCAAGAAAG CGGCCCCGGAGACAGCTGGGAAGTGTGTCCCGAGTGGGAGGGAACGCCATGCCGACACCCTCCTCAGGGACTTGAGGGAGATTTTTACCCCACCCTGGGACCTGGCTTCCCCTACTGAAG AGAGCCATGAGACAAAGGCCCCCAGCCCGTCGATCAGCAGACAGGCCAGCATCGAGACGGACCAGGTCTCCCGGGACTTCATCGACTTCCTGAAGAGCCTGCACAAGCCGGGCCGCGAGATCCACAAGCAGTGCCGGGCCTTCATCGAGACCATGGCCACCAAGGAG GACCACCAGAGTGTGGAGGAGCTGTCCGAGTGTGTGCAGGACTTCTACCAGAATATGTCAGACAGGCTGCTGACACACTTCAAAG GCTCCTCCGAGCGGGTGGAGAGGGTGATGGACCAGGTGGAGAAGTACATCATGACCCGCCTCTACAAGAACGTCTTCTGCCCTGAGATCACGGACGATGAGAAGAAAGATCTGGCTGTGCAGAAACGCATCAG GGCTCTGCACTGGGTCACTATTCAGATGCTGTGCGTCCCGGTCGATGAAGAGATCCCTGAAGTGTCTGACATGGTGGTGAAGGCGATCACAG ATATAATCGAGATGGATTCGAAGCGTGTCCCCAGGGACAAGCTGGCCTGCATCACCAAGTGCAGCAAGGACATCTTCAACGCCATCAAGATCACGAGGAATGAGCCCGCCTCGGCTGACGACTTCCTGCCCACCCTCATCTACATCGTGCTGAAGGCCAACCCCCCGCGGCTGCAGTCCAACATCCAGTACATCACCCGCTTCTGCAACCCCAGCCGCCTCATGACAGGAGAGGACGGTTACTACTTTACCAACCTG TGCTGTGCCGTGGCCTTCATCGAGAAGCTGGACGCTCAGTCGCTGAACCTCAGCCCAGAGGATTTCGAGCGCTACATGACTGGCCAGGCGTCTCCGCGCAGGCAGGACCCCGAGGGCCTGAGCCAGGTGTACCAGAGCCTGGAGCTGCTGAGCGGGCTGGGGGAGCGTCAGGAGATGGTGCTGGATGGGGCACGGAGGCTGGAGAGCGACCTCATCGACTGGCAGGACGGCGTGGCCCGGGAGGTGCAGGACATCCTGGACAAATACCCCTTGGAGATCCGGCCGCCCGCCTCCGCCATCGACTCCGATAACGTGGAGAACGACCGCCTGCCGCCCCCTCTGCTGCCACAGGTCTTCGCTGGCTAG
- the LOC117429538 gene encoding rab5 GDP/GTP exchange factor-like isoform X1 gives MTKMSQKSERRGIRVDQSELLCTKGCGYYGNPAWQGFCSKCWREEYHHVRQKQIKEDWALAERLQREEEAAYASSQGAQSQPSLTPFSKFEEKKSNEKTRKVTTVKKFFSPSSRIGSKKAAPETAGKCVPSGRERHADTLLRDLREIFTPPWDLASPTEALAARLRESHETKAPSPSISRQASIETDQVSRDFIDFLKSLHKPGREIHKQCRAFIETMATKEDHQSVEELSECVQDFYQNMSDRLLTHFKGSSERVERVMDQVEKYIMTRLYKNVFCPEITDDEKKDLAVQKRIRALHWVTIQMLCVPVDEEIPEVSDMVVKAITDIIEMDSKRVPRDKLACITKCSKDIFNAIKITRNEPASADDFLPTLIYIVLKANPPRLQSNIQYITRFCNPSRLMTGEDGYYFTNLCCAVAFIEKLDAQSLNLSPEDFERYMTGQASPRRQDPEGLSQVYQSLELLSGLGERQEMVLDGARRLESDLIDWQDGVAREVQDILDKYPLEIRPPASAIDSDNVENDRLPPPLLPQVFAG, from the exons ATGAC CAAGATGAGTCAGAAATCGGAGCGCCGAGGGATCCGCGTTGACCAATCAGAGCTGCTGTGTACAAAAGGATGCGGTTACTACGGCAACCCCGCCTGGCAAGGCTTCTGCTCCAAGTGCTGGCGTGAGGAGTACCATCACGTCCGTCAGAAACAGATCAAGGAGGACTGGGCGCTGGCAGAGAG gctgCAGAGGGAGGAGGAGGCAGCCTATGCCAGCAGTCAGGGAGCGCAGTCCCAGCCTTCCCTCACACCCTTCTCTAAATTCGAGGAGAAGAAGAGCAACGAGAAAACCCGCAAGGTCACCACCGTCAAGAAATTCTTCAGCCCCTCGTCCCGGATCGGATCCAAGAAAG CGGCCCCGGAGACAGCTGGGAAGTGTGTCCCGAGTGGGAGGGAACGCCATGCCGACACCCTCCTCAGGGACTTGAGGGAGATTTTTACCCCACCCTGGGACCTGGCTTCCCCTACTGAAG CCCTGGCTGCCAGACTGAGAG AGAGCCATGAGACAAAGGCCCCCAGCCCGTCGATCAGCAGACAGGCCAGCATCGAGACGGACCAGGTCTCCCGGGACTTCATCGACTTCCTGAAGAGCCTGCACAAGCCGGGCCGCGAGATCCACAAGCAGTGCCGGGCCTTCATCGAGACCATGGCCACCAAGGAG GACCACCAGAGTGTGGAGGAGCTGTCCGAGTGTGTGCAGGACTTCTACCAGAATATGTCAGACAGGCTGCTGACACACTTCAAAG GCTCCTCCGAGCGGGTGGAGAGGGTGATGGACCAGGTGGAGAAGTACATCATGACCCGCCTCTACAAGAACGTCTTCTGCCCTGAGATCACGGACGATGAGAAGAAAGATCTGGCTGTGCAGAAACGCATCAG GGCTCTGCACTGGGTCACTATTCAGATGCTGTGCGTCCCGGTCGATGAAGAGATCCCTGAAGTGTCTGACATGGTGGTGAAGGCGATCACAG ATATAATCGAGATGGATTCGAAGCGTGTCCCCAGGGACAAGCTGGCCTGCATCACCAAGTGCAGCAAGGACATCTTCAACGCCATCAAGATCACGAGGAATGAGCCCGCCTCGGCTGACGACTTCCTGCCCACCCTCATCTACATCGTGCTGAAGGCCAACCCCCCGCGGCTGCAGTCCAACATCCAGTACATCACCCGCTTCTGCAACCCCAGCCGCCTCATGACAGGAGAGGACGGTTACTACTTTACCAACCTG TGCTGTGCCGTGGCCTTCATCGAGAAGCTGGACGCTCAGTCGCTGAACCTCAGCCCAGAGGATTTCGAGCGCTACATGACTGGCCAGGCGTCTCCGCGCAGGCAGGACCCCGAGGGCCTGAGCCAGGTGTACCAGAGCCTGGAGCTGCTGAGCGGGCTGGGGGAGCGTCAGGAGATGGTGCTGGATGGGGCACGGAGGCTGGAGAGCGACCTCATCGACTGGCAGGACGGCGTGGCCCGGGAGGTGCAGGACATCCTGGACAAATACCCCTTGGAGATCCGGCCGCCCGCCTCCGCCATCGACTCCGATAACGTGGAGAACGACCGCCTGCCGCCCCCTCTGCTGCCACAGGTCTTCGCTGGCTAG
- the LOC117429538 gene encoding rab5 GDP/GTP exchange factor-like isoform X3: MTKMSQKSERRGIRVDQSELLCTKGCGYYGNPAWQGFCSKCWREEYHHVRQKQIKEDWALAERLQREEEAAYASSQGAQSQPSLTPFSKFEEKKSNEKTRKVTTVKKFFSPSSRIGSKKALAARLRESHETKAPSPSISRQASIETDQVSRDFIDFLKSLHKPGREIHKQCRAFIETMATKEDHQSVEELSECVQDFYQNMSDRLLTHFKGSSERVERVMDQVEKYIMTRLYKNVFCPEITDDEKKDLAVQKRIRALHWVTIQMLCVPVDEEIPEVSDMVVKAITDIIEMDSKRVPRDKLACITKCSKDIFNAIKITRNEPASADDFLPTLIYIVLKANPPRLQSNIQYITRFCNPSRLMTGEDGYYFTNLCCAVAFIEKLDAQSLNLSPEDFERYMTGQASPRRQDPEGLSQVYQSLELLSGLGERQEMVLDGARRLESDLIDWQDGVAREVQDILDKYPLEIRPPASAIDSDNVENDRLPPPLLPQVFAG, from the exons ATGAC CAAGATGAGTCAGAAATCGGAGCGCCGAGGGATCCGCGTTGACCAATCAGAGCTGCTGTGTACAAAAGGATGCGGTTACTACGGCAACCCCGCCTGGCAAGGCTTCTGCTCCAAGTGCTGGCGTGAGGAGTACCATCACGTCCGTCAGAAACAGATCAAGGAGGACTGGGCGCTGGCAGAGAG gctgCAGAGGGAGGAGGAGGCAGCCTATGCCAGCAGTCAGGGAGCGCAGTCCCAGCCTTCCCTCACACCCTTCTCTAAATTCGAGGAGAAGAAGAGCAACGAGAAAACCCGCAAGGTCACCACCGTCAAGAAATTCTTCAGCCCCTCGTCCCGGATCGGATCCAAGAAAG CCCTGGCTGCCAGACTGAGAG AGAGCCATGAGACAAAGGCCCCCAGCCCGTCGATCAGCAGACAGGCCAGCATCGAGACGGACCAGGTCTCCCGGGACTTCATCGACTTCCTGAAGAGCCTGCACAAGCCGGGCCGCGAGATCCACAAGCAGTGCCGGGCCTTCATCGAGACCATGGCCACCAAGGAG GACCACCAGAGTGTGGAGGAGCTGTCCGAGTGTGTGCAGGACTTCTACCAGAATATGTCAGACAGGCTGCTGACACACTTCAAAG GCTCCTCCGAGCGGGTGGAGAGGGTGATGGACCAGGTGGAGAAGTACATCATGACCCGCCTCTACAAGAACGTCTTCTGCCCTGAGATCACGGACGATGAGAAGAAAGATCTGGCTGTGCAGAAACGCATCAG GGCTCTGCACTGGGTCACTATTCAGATGCTGTGCGTCCCGGTCGATGAAGAGATCCCTGAAGTGTCTGACATGGTGGTGAAGGCGATCACAG ATATAATCGAGATGGATTCGAAGCGTGTCCCCAGGGACAAGCTGGCCTGCATCACCAAGTGCAGCAAGGACATCTTCAACGCCATCAAGATCACGAGGAATGAGCCCGCCTCGGCTGACGACTTCCTGCCCACCCTCATCTACATCGTGCTGAAGGCCAACCCCCCGCGGCTGCAGTCCAACATCCAGTACATCACCCGCTTCTGCAACCCCAGCCGCCTCATGACAGGAGAGGACGGTTACTACTTTACCAACCTG TGCTGTGCCGTGGCCTTCATCGAGAAGCTGGACGCTCAGTCGCTGAACCTCAGCCCAGAGGATTTCGAGCGCTACATGACTGGCCAGGCGTCTCCGCGCAGGCAGGACCCCGAGGGCCTGAGCCAGGTGTACCAGAGCCTGGAGCTGCTGAGCGGGCTGGGGGAGCGTCAGGAGATGGTGCTGGATGGGGCACGGAGGCTGGAGAGCGACCTCATCGACTGGCAGGACGGCGTGGCCCGGGAGGTGCAGGACATCCTGGACAAATACCCCTTGGAGATCCGGCCGCCCGCCTCCGCCATCGACTCCGATAACGTGGAGAACGACCGCCTGCCGCCCCCTCTGCTGCCACAGGTCTTCGCTGGCTAG
- the LOC117429538 gene encoding rab5 GDP/GTP exchange factor-like isoform X4 encodes MTKMSQKSERRGIRVDQSELLCTKGCGYYGNPAWQGFCSKCWREEYHHVRQKQIKEDWALAERLQREEEAAYASSQGAQSQPSLTPFSKFEEKKSNEKTRKVTTVKKFFSPSSRIGSKKESHETKAPSPSISRQASIETDQVSRDFIDFLKSLHKPGREIHKQCRAFIETMATKEDHQSVEELSECVQDFYQNMSDRLLTHFKGSSERVERVMDQVEKYIMTRLYKNVFCPEITDDEKKDLAVQKRIRALHWVTIQMLCVPVDEEIPEVSDMVVKAITDIIEMDSKRVPRDKLACITKCSKDIFNAIKITRNEPASADDFLPTLIYIVLKANPPRLQSNIQYITRFCNPSRLMTGEDGYYFTNLCCAVAFIEKLDAQSLNLSPEDFERYMTGQASPRRQDPEGLSQVYQSLELLSGLGERQEMVLDGARRLESDLIDWQDGVAREVQDILDKYPLEIRPPASAIDSDNVENDRLPPPLLPQVFAG; translated from the exons ATGAC CAAGATGAGTCAGAAATCGGAGCGCCGAGGGATCCGCGTTGACCAATCAGAGCTGCTGTGTACAAAAGGATGCGGTTACTACGGCAACCCCGCCTGGCAAGGCTTCTGCTCCAAGTGCTGGCGTGAGGAGTACCATCACGTCCGTCAGAAACAGATCAAGGAGGACTGGGCGCTGGCAGAGAG gctgCAGAGGGAGGAGGAGGCAGCCTATGCCAGCAGTCAGGGAGCGCAGTCCCAGCCTTCCCTCACACCCTTCTCTAAATTCGAGGAGAAGAAGAGCAACGAGAAAACCCGCAAGGTCACCACCGTCAAGAAATTCTTCAGCCCCTCGTCCCGGATCGGATCCAAGAAAG AGAGCCATGAGACAAAGGCCCCCAGCCCGTCGATCAGCAGACAGGCCAGCATCGAGACGGACCAGGTCTCCCGGGACTTCATCGACTTCCTGAAGAGCCTGCACAAGCCGGGCCGCGAGATCCACAAGCAGTGCCGGGCCTTCATCGAGACCATGGCCACCAAGGAG GACCACCAGAGTGTGGAGGAGCTGTCCGAGTGTGTGCAGGACTTCTACCAGAATATGTCAGACAGGCTGCTGACACACTTCAAAG GCTCCTCCGAGCGGGTGGAGAGGGTGATGGACCAGGTGGAGAAGTACATCATGACCCGCCTCTACAAGAACGTCTTCTGCCCTGAGATCACGGACGATGAGAAGAAAGATCTGGCTGTGCAGAAACGCATCAG GGCTCTGCACTGGGTCACTATTCAGATGCTGTGCGTCCCGGTCGATGAAGAGATCCCTGAAGTGTCTGACATGGTGGTGAAGGCGATCACAG ATATAATCGAGATGGATTCGAAGCGTGTCCCCAGGGACAAGCTGGCCTGCATCACCAAGTGCAGCAAGGACATCTTCAACGCCATCAAGATCACGAGGAATGAGCCCGCCTCGGCTGACGACTTCCTGCCCACCCTCATCTACATCGTGCTGAAGGCCAACCCCCCGCGGCTGCAGTCCAACATCCAGTACATCACCCGCTTCTGCAACCCCAGCCGCCTCATGACAGGAGAGGACGGTTACTACTTTACCAACCTG TGCTGTGCCGTGGCCTTCATCGAGAAGCTGGACGCTCAGTCGCTGAACCTCAGCCCAGAGGATTTCGAGCGCTACATGACTGGCCAGGCGTCTCCGCGCAGGCAGGACCCCGAGGGCCTGAGCCAGGTGTACCAGAGCCTGGAGCTGCTGAGCGGGCTGGGGGAGCGTCAGGAGATGGTGCTGGATGGGGCACGGAGGCTGGAGAGCGACCTCATCGACTGGCAGGACGGCGTGGCCCGGGAGGTGCAGGACATCCTGGACAAATACCCCTTGGAGATCCGGCCGCCCGCCTCCGCCATCGACTCCGATAACGTGGAGAACGACCGCCTGCCGCCCCCTCTGCTGCCACAGGTCTTCGCTGGCTAG